The Flavobacterium faecale genomic sequence TCAAAACCACGATGCGCATCACTTGCCCCAAAGACAATTTTCGAAATCTGACTCCAATACAAAGCTCCTGCGCACATTTGGCAAGGCTCGAGTGTTACATATAAGGTACAATCTTTTAGATATTTGCCACCCAAAAAATTGGCAGCAGCAGTAATGGCTTGCATTTCGGCATGAGCTGTAACGTCATGCAGTAATTCGGTAAGGTTGTGCGAACGGGCAATAATGCGATCGTCTACAACCACAATAGCACCCACGGGAATTTCACCTTTTTCAAAAGCGGCTTCGGCTTCTTGCAAAGCACGTTTCATAAAGTATTCGTCAGTGAAAGGGTTTATCATCTTGCAAAAGTAGGGTTTTGAAGTTGTTTTTATTACAAAATTAAATCATAACTCCTGTTTCGACCTTCTCCTTTTGGAATCAAAATTCCGTTTTCGGTTAAATCTTGTAAATCTCTGGTTGCAGTAGCTCTGGAGGTTTTGGTGATCGAAATGTATTTTAAAGCCGTCATGCCACCTTTAAAACCAGAAATTCCATTTTCGAACATTTTTAATATTGCTTTCGTTTGTCTTTCGTTCATTTGGTTTTTAAAAGTATCCATAAACTTGGTTTTACTTAGAGTGAATAAAACCGTCTGTTTGGCATTTTGTTGTGATTCCAAAATTAAATTTGAAAAATATAAAATCCAATCTGTAATGATAAGAGTTTGTTGTGCTTCTTTTAGAGACTGATAATATTGCTTTTTATTTTGCTCAATAGTACTCGAAAGACTCATTAAAACAGGCCTATTGAGTGATTCCGAAAGACATTTATCGGCAATCGCTCTTCCTATTCTACCATTTCCATCTTCAAACGGATGAATGCTTTCAAAATACAAATGTGAAATAGCAGTTTTGATTAATGCTTTTTTAATATCCGTCGCTGTTAATTTAAACTCATTGTACCATTCGATAAAAACGCTCATCTCTTCAGGAATTCGGTAGGATGGAGGTGCTTCATAATGAATAATTTCTTTTCCAAAACGACCTGAAACGATTTGCATTGGGGCTTCTCCTTTTCGATAATCACCTGGATTAACATGTTTGGAATATTCCATCAGAATAGCATGCCATTGCTTTATGGTAGATTCAGTCAACTTTTCAGAATACGATTGACGAACGGTTACCATTAATTTTCCAACTCCTTGAGCATTTTTGTCTCGAATGTTCTCAAAAACATCTCTATGACCTAGATTTTTCTTTATAGAAGACATTACATCTTGGCGGCTGAAAAACTCTCCTTCGATTTCAGATGTTTTAATAGCTTCTGAAATCATAAATTGTAAAATGGTTTCTTGTTGAATATCAGTAGATAATGAATCAACAAGTCCTTTTAGTTCTCCTGTTTCTAAAGCAAAAGCAATGCATAACGAATCTAAAACCGAATCGTCAAATGTAAAATTAGGCCAGTTTGGTAGTTGCCAATTGTAGTGCATGAGGTGTTAAATCGAATTATTCGCCTCAAATATAGTTATTTTTTGAGGCAATTAATGATTTTATTCGCCTCAATTTGTACATTTCAATTGTTTTAGGTAATTATTTAGGGTTGGAATTCAATTCTACTTTCAAAAACAAAATTAGATTTAAAACCGTAAATTTGCTTTTTTGATCTCCATAATGAAAAGCAATTTACTAGAACATATCCACAACCCAACCGATTTGCGTCTTTTGACCGAATCACAATTGCCACAATTGGCGCAAGAACTCCGTGATTTTATTATTGGTGTCGTTGCTGTAAAAGAGGGACATTTGGGAGCCAGTTTGGGCGTGGTGGAGTTGACTGTTGCTTTGCACTACGTTTTTAATACCCCCGAAGATTTATTGATTTGGGATGTAGGGCACCAAGCCTACGGCCACAAAATCTTGACCGAAAGAAGAGAATTATTCGATACTAATAGACAATTAGGAGGTATATCGGGTTTTCCAAAAAGAAGCGAAAGTATTTATGATGCCTTTGGTGTGGGACATTCTTCTACATCTATTTCGGCAGCTTTGGGAATGGCAATTGCCTCCAACCTCAAAGGCGAATTCGACAAACAACACATTGCAGTAATCGGAGATGCGTCTATCGCATCCGGAATGGCGTTTGAAGGTCTGAATCATGCAGGAGTTACCGATGCCAATTTATTAGTAATTCTAAACGACAACGCCATCGGAATTGACCCTAGCGTAGGAGCGTTAAAAAATTATTTGACTGCCGTAAAAACCGGAAAAAATCACCGTCAGAATAACATGATCAAATCGTTGAATTTTGATTATTCGGGCCCCATTGATGGGAATGATATTTTTGCTGTGGTAAACGAACTTAAGCGTTTGCAAAAAATTAAAGGACCAAAATTTCTACATATAATTACAACCAAAGGCAAAGGGCTTAAACAAGCTGAAGAGGACCAAGTGAAATATCATGCTCCAGGAAAGTTTGATGCTTTGTCAGGTGAAATTCTACTAAAATCTGAGGCAAATTTACCACCAAAATACCAAGATGTATTTGGGCTCACAATTTTGGATTTAGCCAGGATAAATAAAAAAATTATCGGTATTACTCCCGCAATGCCCTCAGGAAGTTCCTTGAAATTTATGATGGAGGCTTTGCCAGAGCGTGCCTTTGATGTTGGTATTGCCGAGCAACATGCGGTTACATTGGCTGCAGGTATGGCGACCCAAGGCATGATCGTATATTGTAATATCTACTCGACTTTTTTACAACGAGCTTATGATCAGGTGATACACGATGTAGCCATTCAAAATTTACCTGTCATCTTTTGTTTGGATAGGGCAGGGTTGGTAGGCGAGGATGGCGCTACACATCACGGTCTGTTTGACGTTGCGTACTTACGCTGCATTCCGAATATGGTGATTTATGCACCTTTGAACGAAATTGATTTACAGAATATATTGTACACGGTACAATTGGGAATTGATTTTCCTATTGCTATACGTTACCCACGTGGACGCGGCGTGACACCTACATGGCAGAAAGAATTTTTTGGTAACTATTCCAAAATTGAAATAGGTCAGTCGAAATGCTTGAAAAAAGGAAATAAGATTGCAGTATTGTCTAATGGAACAATCGGGAAGAATGTTATAGCTGCTTTGCAGGCGCTAGAACAGCCGGATGCATTGGCGCATTATGATTTTTCATTCGTTAAACCTTTAGACGAAAAAGCATTACATGAGATTTTTGTAACTTTCGAAAAAATTATAACAATTGAGGATGGCACAGTAATTGGTGGCTTTGGCGCAGCAGTTTTGGACTTTGGATCAAAACATCAATACAATGTTGCAATTGAAAAATTGGGAGTTCCAGATCAATTTATTGAACAAGGTACTGTAGATGAATTGCAACAAATATGTAAAATAGACGTTAGTAGTTTGAAATCCCTTTTTTTAGGTTTAATAAAATAATAAAGAATAAAAAAAATAAAAAGCTCATAATGAAACAGTTTTCAATCCTTTTATTGTGTTTAGTTATAAGTACAAGCATATTTTCTCAAAAAATAATCACCACTTTGGTACCTCCTGCAGGACTCAATGACAGTATTTCACATTGGGAAAAGAAAAATAAAATTACATTTTCGATTTCTGAGATTTTATTTGTGAATTGGAATGCAGGTGGGGTAAGCTCCATTTCTGGATTAATGCGTACACAGTTTAATCGAAATTATAGTAACGAAAATACGCGTTGGGCAAACGAGTTGATTATGCGATATGGTTTGAACAAACAAGACGGAATTGAGCTTCGAAAAACAGAAGACGCTTTTCAATTTAGCTCGACCTTTGGATATCGCGAAAACGAAAAATCACATTGGTATCACAGTGCCAAGTTTAATTTTAACACACAGTTTACTGACGGATTTAAATATCCAAATACTGATATATCTGTTTCTGGACCTTTTGCTCCTGCTTATTCCTTTTTGGGGGTAGGTGCAGAATATGCATCAGATAAAAAAGACCGTTTGTTTTATTTCTCTCCATTTACCTCAAAAGTAACATTTGTTGGAAATCAACGTTTGGCAGATGGCGGATCCTTTGGTGTGCCAAAAGCAATTTATGATGATGAAGGTGTTTTGGTACAGCACGGAAAGAAATTTAAGTCAGAGTTAGGTACCTTAATTACAGCTTACTACAAAAAGCAAATTGCCAAAAATATCAATCTAGAAAATCGCTTGAGTTTATATTCTGACTACATCAATAAATACGGAAATGTAGATATCGATTATGATTTGGTATTAGATTTAGTAGTCAATCAATATGTACGAACCAATATAGGTATCCATGTGGTGTATGATGATGATATAAAATCTAAGGACGAAATTAATGGTGAACAAGTCACTGTTGGGCCAAAAACGCAATTGAAACAAGTTTTGGGTGTGGGTATGACCTATACTTTTTAGAAATTAATTAGGGGTACAAAATATTCTGGTCTAGCCCCAATGGTAGCAAAGTATTCTTTTATCTTGTGGTGACGGGGTGAACCACAAGATAAAAGATACTGCATCCCGAAGTGTCGGGAGCGGGATAACTCGTCATTTGAACCGAAATCGTCATGCTCCTTAAAATCTAAATTCCTTTTTTACCGTTGATTGTGTTGAACAATTCAAGTGCGTTTCCATCTGTTAGTAACGAAATGTAGTGGCAAATGTGTAGCAATCGCTCATATAAGTTTTCCTTATTCAAATGGTGTTTTTCAGGTAATAATTTCATGATCAGCGCATCATAATTGGAGGCGGTACCGTTGTGGTTATTGTCAAAAGCGGTTATGAATTTGTCCAAAAGCGTTTGGATGATTTGGTAGCCAACAATTTCTTTTTCGATTACTTCTCTACTTTGATAAATTTTATCAACACTCAAATTGATAATATCTTGCATTTGCGCTTTGTACTTGCTTTTTTCCATAATCGAATAGGGGAATTCACCTGCCAGGATAGCGTCTTCATTGGCAATAAATACATTGACCGCATCGTTAATCAAGCTACCAATGGCTAATGCACGTAAATAACTTATGCGATCTTCTTTGGTCTCTAGCGTTTTATATTTTGAACTGTCGATGCTGTCTTTTACCAATTTGATAAGGTATTCTAGCGCAAAATCTTCAGATACTAGTCCGAGATTGATTCCGTCTTCAAAGTCGATAATCGTATAACAAATATCATCGGCGGCCTCAACCAAATAAGCTAGAGGATGCCTCTCAAAACCAATGTCATCACCCGATTTGTTGGGAATCATACCAAGATCGGATGCTACTTCTTGAAAAAAATCTTTGTCGGTTTGAAAAAAGCCATATTTTTTGTCGGCTATATTTTTTGTTGGCTTTTTAGGTAAGCTTTCTTTTGGGTATTTGGTAAACGCTCCAAGGGTCGCAAACGAGATGCGTAGACCGCCTTCGATACCTGGACGGCTACCCGTGAGGACTGTGAAACCGTTTGCATTTCCTTCAAAGTCAACTAAATCTTGCCATTGTTTGGCCGTTAGGTTTTCTTTGTATTTCTGCCCGTTTCCTATAGAGAAATATTCTCCAATTGCTTTTTCTCCTGAGTGTCCAAAGGGTGGGTTTCCTATATCATGTGCCAAGGATGCAGCGGCTACAATTGCACCAAAATCGTTCATGTGAAAACCGTGAACTTCTTTGAGGTGTGGGTGTTTTTCAATTACTTTTTTTCCAACCAATCGTCCCAAAGAGCGACCAACTACAGATACTTCCAAACTATGCGTTAAGCGCGTGTGCACAAAATCGGTTTTTGAGAGCGGAATAACTTGTGTTTTATCTTGTAAACTTCTAAAGGCGGCCGAAAAGATAATACGGTCATAATCAACCTCAAAGCCCAATCGGGTGTCGTCTTGTTCAATTCGTAATCGTTTCCCTTTGTCGCCTTGACGTTTTAATGATAGTAATTGTTCCCAGTTCATGCTGTTGTCGAAATAAATTTGGATTGGTTTCAAAGATACTTAAAAGCCCGTAATCCCAATAATTTTGTAAGGAATTCTAAAAGTCTACGACTATATGGTAGATTTGAACTACATTGTATCACTTAATTTATATCCAAAATAAAATGCTATACACCGGCCAGCTTAATGAATTTGTACGATTAGCCGAAATTGACGCCTCTAATTGCGATTTGCTCAAAGAAAAAGTGAGCGAAAGTTTGAGCGTTATTTGGTGCCAAGAGGATATGAAAGTCAATGTTGATGGTAGCGATTATATTTTTCCCGAAAACACGGTTTTATTTCTAACCGAGTACCACAAAGTCACAATTGTATCGGTTACTAAAGCTCGTTTGGTTCGATTTAATCGGGCTTTTTATTGCATTTCTGATCATGATAACGAGGTGGGTTGCAAAGGGATTCTGTTTTTTGGAGCTTCACAATTTCCAAAAATTACGATTCCAGATAACGAAGTTGAAAAATTTGAAGTGCTGTGGAGAATGTTTTCTATCGAAATGGAATCCAAAGATAATCTCCAAAACGATATGCTTCAAATGATGCTCAAACGTTTACTAATTCTCAGTACCCGAATCTATAAAGAGCAAACAGAACTTACTTCTTTCGATAAAAATCAATTGGATATTGTGCGAGAATACAATTATTTGGTCGAAAGCCATTTTAAAACCAAACACCAAGTTGCCGATTATGCAGAGATGTTGAATAAAAGTCCCAAGACACTTTCGAACCTCTTCAAAAAGTACAATGAAAAATCACCTTTACAAATTATTCAAGCTCGATTAGTTCTTGAAGCACGTAGGTTGTTGCATTATTCGGACTTGAGCATCAAAGAAATTGCTTATGAAGTGGGTTATGAAGATATTCAAGCCTTTAGTAAGTTTTTCAAAAAGAACGAGGGCGTTTCGCCTTCAGATTTCAAAAAATCTATTGCTAGTTAAATTTGTGTTGTGTTCTGAATAGGTGATTTAAGAAAAAAGATGCTATATGTAGTTTATCTTTTATAAAGTCGTATTTTTGATTTTAAGTCCATCCTAAGGGCTAACCAAATGATGAATCCAAAGATACAAGCTCCCTTAATTCGAATTGAACCTCCTTTTTGGTATGCAGGAATGCAGGAAAAAGAATTGCAGATTTTGTTCTATGGGGATGCCATTGGTCAGTATTTTATAGAAACATCTGAAAAAGGAATTATTACTAAAGTTACTAAAACAGACAATCCTAGATTTTTGTTTGTAACTATAAATGTAAAATGGGATTATGCCAAGGAGATTATCTTTATTTTTAAACGCAATACCAAAACTGTATTTACTCAAAAATACTGTATCAAACAACGAAGAGAAAACGCAGCAGACCGCAAAGGTTTTGATTCCTCAGATGTTGTTTATCTCATTATGCCCGATCGTTTTTGTAACGGCAATGGGCCAAATGATAATGACAAAACTACTAATGAAAAGTACAATAGAGATTTGCCTGGCGGTAGGCATGGCGGTGATTTAAATGGTATAATTAAAGAGCTTGATTATATAAAAGCCATTGGTGCTACTGCGATTTGGAATACTCCTGTATGCTTGGATGATGAACATGAATTTTCGTATCATACCTACGCACAGTCAGATGTGTATAGGGTTGATCCCCGTTATGGAACCAATGATGATTATGTGCGTTTGTCTGCAGAATTGCACAAGCGAGGCATGAAGTTAATACACGATTATGTGACCAATCATTGGGGTTTGGAGCATTGGTTGGTAAAAGATCTGCCCACTAGAGATTGGATTAATGTTTTTGAAACCTATACTGAAACCAATCACAAACGCACCACAGTTATTGACGTTAATGCCTCAAAAATTGATCGTCAGCAGTGTCTTGAAGGTTGGTTTGTACCTACTATGCCCGACCTGAATATTGCCAATCCTTTGGTGCTGAAGTATCTGACTCAAAATGCAATTTGGTGGATTGAGTATGCTGATTTGGATGGACTTCGAATTGATACCTTTAATTATGCCGAACCTTTGCAGATGGTCAAATGGACCAATGCGATCATGAAAGAGTATCCGAATTTTAATATGGTGGGCGAAATTACACAGCGCAATCATGGTATTTTGGCGTATTGGCAGAAGGATAGTAAAACAGGCGAAATCCATAACTTTAATTCCAATTTGCCTTCATTAATGGATTTTTCACTTTGTGATGCCTTGCAAATGGTTTTTAATGAAGATGACGGAAGTTGGGATAGAGGAATGACACGAATATATGATTCGCTAACATTTGACTTTTTATATCCAAACCCACATAATTTGATGATTTTTGCTGAAAATCATGATTCAAAACGACTGAATTATTGCTACAACAATGACTTAAAAAAATACAAACTTGCAATGGTTGTACTTGCAACTGTGCGCGGAATTCCGCAATTGTATTACGGCTCAGAAATTGGAATGGCGGGTGACCAATATATTGGTGATGCAGATATTCGACAGGATTTTCCTGGGGGATGGGATGGCGACGAAATAAATGCTTTTGATCCGAATCTAAGAACAGAAGAGCAAAAGTCGTATTTTGAATTTACTCGAAAACTTTTTCAATGGCGCAAGACCCGACCTGAAATCCATTTTGGTAAAACAACACATTATATTCCAGAGGATAATATCTACGTTTATTTTCGATACAATGAAGATGATTCTGTAATGGTGATCATCAATAATAATCGTGAAGAACGAACGATTGCTACAAAGCGATTTAATGAAAATCTAGAAAAATACACCACAGGTACTTCTGTATTTACCAACCGATCGACTGACCTAAAAAATGATTTAACGATAAAAGGCAAATCATTTTTGATTTTAGAATTGCATCAAGCGCAATAAAACAATACAAAACCAGTACTGATTCACTTCTATACTTTGCTTACCTTTGTGCCAAATTCAACTTCATGTTAAAAATTGGTCATCGCGGCGCACGTGGATACGAACCCGAAAACACACTAATCAGTTTTCAAAAAGCACTCGATATGGGTGTGGACGGGATAGAGCTTGATGTGCATTTGTCTGCTGACGGATTGGTTGTTGTAATTCATGATGAGACGGTAGATCGCACGACAGATGGATCGGGTTTGGTAAACGAAAAGACCTATGAACAATTGAGTCACTTTCGAATAGAAAAAAATCAAAATATTCCAACACTAAAAGAAGTTTTGGATTTGGTGGATCGAAAGTGTTTTGTTAATATCGAATTGAAAGGAAATGGTACCGCAGCACCCGTTGTAGCAATGATTCAGGAGTATGTACAAGTTCAGAAATGGAGCTATGATGACTTTATTGTGTCAAGTTTTGAGTGGAAAATGCTATCGGAAACAGTTGCTTTAGATTCGAATATTCCTATTGCCGTTTTGACAGAAACTACTATAGCAGCTGCCTTGGATTTTGCTAAAAAAATAAAAGCAAGAGCGATTAATCCTGATTTTATATTGCTGGAGATAGGGACTACAGAACAACTGCAACGAGAAGGTTTTAAGGTATATCCTTGGACAGTGAATGAGATTGAAGACATAAAAACAATACAAAATTACGGTGTGGACGGAATTATTTCTGATTTTCCAGATCGAATACAATAACATATGAACCAAAATTTTGATATCATAATAGTAGGTGGTGGAGCGGCCGGTTTTTTTACAGCAATTAATATAGCCGAGAAAAACAAAAAGCTGAAAATTGCCATTTTAGAACGCGGAAAAGAAGTCTTGTCCAAGGTTCGTATATCCGGTGGTGGACGTTGCAACGTGACGCATGCTTGCTTTGAACCCAATGAATTGGTGAAGTTTTATCCTCGTGGCGAAAAAGAATTACGAGGTCCTTTTCATCAATTTTGTTCAGGAGATACTATCGAATGGTTTGAAAAACATGGTGTAGCACTCAAAATTGAAGAAGATGGGCGTATGTTTCCAGTATCCAATTCGTCTCAAACAATTATTGATTGCTTCTTACAAGCAACTCAAAAATTAGGTATTTCGGTACTCACAGGGCAAAGCGTACAATCAATTTATAATAAAGAAGGATTGTGGCAGATCGAAAGCCAAAACGAAAAATACTTGACCGAAAAACTCATTTTGGCTACCGGTAGCAATCCTAAAGTTTGGGAAATGCTGCAAAATTTTGGTCATGCCATTGTAGAGCCCGTACCTTCATTATTTACATTTAATATCAAAGACTCTCGGATTAAAGAGTTGCCGGGCGTTTCGGCGCTTGCCACGGTGACAGTAAAAGATACTAAATTGGTTTCTACAGGGCCGCTGTTAATCACACATTGGGGTATGAGCGGACCTGCGATTTTGAAACTTTCGGCTTGGGGTGCGCGCATATTACATGATAAGAATTATCAGTTTACGGTTTATGTCAATTGGCTCAACGACTTGGATACTGAAGATGTCGAAAAAGTATTAAAAACGCTTAAACAAGAACACGCTAAAAAAATGGTGTCCAAAAAATCACCTTTTGAAATCACTAATCGATTGTGGGAAAGCTTAGTACTTGCTTCGGGAATACAGTCTGAAACTAAATGGGCTGATTTGTCTAAACTACAAATGCAAGAATTGGGACAACAACTCATCAAAGGAACATTTCAAGTCAATGGAAAAAGTACGTTTAAAGAAGAATTTGTAACTGCGGGCGGAATAAACCTTAAAGAAATCAACTTCAAAACTATGGAAAGTAAATTACATGCTAACCTGTACTTTGCGGGCGAAATTGTAAATATTGACGCCATCACAGGTGGTTTTAATTTCCAAAATGCATGGACCAGTGGTTTTATTTTGGCAGATAATTTGGTGTAACACGCTGAGGTTAGTGCTTAATTAACAATAATTTATAGGTTAGTCGGTATTTGATAGAGAAGAATCTTATATTTTTACTCCGTTAGTATATCCATGATTCTTATGAAAATAAAATTACTTTGCATACTGTTGTTATTTATAGCTCAATTAGGCTATTCGCAAATTATTAAGGGTAAGGTAACCTCAAATAATTATCCAGCAATCGATGTAGAGATTATCAATGCAACCACAAAAACGATAGCGGTATCTGATAGTCAAGGCGAGTTTACGATTACTGCAAAAAACAATGATGAGATTTTATTTATTTCTAAAAATCATGAGTCAAAAAAGTTGGTTATGAATCCCTTACTTTTTACAAATAACGAGTTAGTAGTCGATTTAGTTTTAAAAGCCGAGCAGTTAAAGGAAGTAAAGATAACCAATATGGCATCTATAAAATTAGGTCAAGCTGATTGGGAGCAGCAAAAGCTTGATGATTATGATGTACAAAAAAATGCAGTAAAGCCTAATGTTCAGGGTGTTTATATGGGTGGGATTCCAAACGGAATGAACTTCGTACGTATTGCCGGAATGGTTGCTAATCTCTTTAAGAAAGACAAAGATCCTCAGAAAAAGGAAAAAGAACTCCTAGACTTTAAAACGTTTACAGATCAAAATTGCAAGAGCAACTATTTTACCCAAACCTTAGGTCTAAAAGTCGAAGAAGTTGAACTTTTTAAAGAATACTGCACAGCTGATCCTCTTGCTTCACAAATTGTGAGCGAAAATAATAAGTTGCGCTTAATGGATTTTTTATTCGAAAAGAGTATTAGTTTTAAAAAATTATAATGCTACCATTTAATAAATTTCCAATGTATTTATTTAACAAATAATCATTCTTAGAATGCATTATTGAATAAGGGGATTATGTATTTTTACTTACAATTTAATAGATTTAAAATCATGAAAATAAAATTACTGCTTATTCTTGTTGTAGCGCTAAACACAGTTGGCTATGCCCAAACGAATAAAATGCTACGCGGGAAAGTGTTTTTTCAGAATTTCGTTTTAGAAAATGTAGATGTGATCAATGCAACATCATACGCAAGTGCTAGAACAAATTTTAAAGGAGAGTTTACTTTGGCTGCTAGCGTAAATGACAGTATTCTTTTTTATAGTAAAGATTTTAATTTAAAGGGTATCAAGCTAAGTTCTGAGGATATAGAGCAAAATAATATGGTTATCCTGATTGACAAAAAAGCAGAAGAATTGAAGGAAGTAGTTATTCATCAAATTAATGTGGATTGGAAATTTGACAAGATATGGGAAGAAAATAAAAGAGATGAAGTGACCTTGTATCGCAATGAGAATAAAATTAAAAATCCTGGAGTGAACGATGGTAGTATTGATAAACCACTTGATTTGGTCAAGGTAGGGAAACTGCTATTTGGAGATTTGTTTAAGGCAAAAAAGAAAGGTGATGACAGCACGATTGACTTTAAAAAAGCAGCGGTTTGTCAATTTGATCAAAAATTTTTCACTGAAAAATTAAAATTAAAGAAAGAAGAAGTTGGTTCGTTTCTTGATTTTTGCGATTTTGACCCCGAATCCAAAGCGGTTATGTCTGAAAAATCAAACTCACTTCTTTTTATGGAATATTTGTTTAAGAAAAACGCGGAGTTCAAAAAATTACACGCACCAAATTAGCAATGTTGCCCTGCTAGATAGGAGTTGTTATTTTGAAGGTTGTCAACCGATACTGTCTACCTGTTCAACCACCAAATACTACCATTTAAAACCATGGCAAAACTTACCCAAGCCAAATACGGAAGGAATAAATAACCTGCAATTTTATTAATTTTTATAAATTGGATGTAGGTCTCATAGATAAACAACCACAATATGATGATTTCGAGTGCTGCTAATAATGGATTTTGAAGTCCGAAAAATAAATACGACCAAAGCGCATTTAGCCCTAGTTGTATCGCAAAGGATATCAGTGCTTTCTTGACTATTGTTTGTTCATATTCCATACGGTCCCATACCAATCCCGCTGCAACCCCCATCATGATGTAAAGCATGCTCCAAACCGGTGCAAAAATCCAATTGGGTGGATTGAAAACTGGTTTTATCAAAGTAGGGTACCAAGTCGTAATAGCAGAGCGAGTTACCGTGCCTGAGAAATAGCCAATAGCCAAACAAGTGACTACAACAGTAAGTATTTTGGTGATTTTGTTCATGAGATAGTATTATAAAAGGCCAAATTTACTCAAAATTATGGTAGTAATAAATCAATTGGGTATAATAGAGATAGCACAAAAAAAGTATCTTTGCCTAAAAATTGACTTTCATGTTTTTAGATACTGATTTTATTCCGTCCAATTACACTCAAATTATAGAAAAAGGAGCTTTCCAGTGGACTGCACCGAGTAATATTGCCTTGGTAAAATACTGGGGTAAAAAAGCCAATCAAATTCCGGCCAATCCTTCGGTTAGTTTTACTTTAAACAACTGTAAAACGATTACGAAGCTGGCATTCGAGGCTAAAAAAAATGACGGAAGTTTTTCTTTTGACTTACTTTTCGAAGGAAAACCTAAGGAAGACTTTAAACCAAAAATCAATAAGTTTTTTGAGCGAGTAGCAGTTTATTTGCCCTTTTTAAAAGACTATCACTTTGTCATTGATACTGAGAACACTTTTCCGCACAGTTCAGGTATAGCCTCTTCGGCCTCTGGTATGGCGGCTTTGGCAATGAATTTAATGAGTGTAGAAAAAGCACTTATTCCAGAGATGACTAATGATTATTTTTATCAGAAAGCATCGTTTTTGGCTCGATTAGGGTCAGGTAGTGCCTGCAGAAGTGTGAAAGGTCAAATTGTAACTTGGGGAAAACAAGCCAATATAGACGGGACCACAGATTTATATGGAGTAGAATATCCGTATGCGGTTCATTCTATTTTTAATGATTTTCAAGATACCATTTTACTAGTTGATAAAGGCGAAAAGCAAGTCTCGAGCACCTTAGGTCACGACCTGATGCATGATCACCCATATGCTGAGCGTCGTTTTGCACAAGCACATGAA encodes the following:
- a CDS encoding diphosphomevalonate/mevalonate 3,5-bisphosphate decarboxylase family protein — protein: MFLDTDFIPSNYTQIIEKGAFQWTAPSNIALVKYWGKKANQIPANPSVSFTLNNCKTITKLAFEAKKNDGSFSFDLLFEGKPKEDFKPKINKFFERVAVYLPFLKDYHFVIDTENTFPHSSGIASSASGMAALAMNLMSVEKALIPEMTNDYFYQKASFLARLGSGSACRSVKGQIVTWGKQANIDGTTDLYGVEYPYAVHSIFNDFQDTILLVDKGEKQVSSTLGHDLMHDHPYAERRFAQAHENLHKLIPIFENGNLDEFIKIVESEALTLHAMMMTSMPYFILMKPNTLEIINAIWKFRETTKIPVCFTLDAGANVHVLYPDNVKEKVLQFIKDELVGYCQNGQYLCDQIGNGALQV